In Candidatus Polarisedimenticolia bacterium, the following proteins share a genomic window:
- a CDS encoding (deoxy)nucleoside triphosphate pyrophosphohydrolase, translating to MIRVAAGILSRGGRILICQRGGNGPMAGKWEFPGGKLTTGESAEEALVRELFEELGVRVRAQDLCLLESLRHDYPGGPEVELHFFLVERFAGEPRNLGFQRMEWVEPRHASGFDFLEADRPLLARLAVGDAAGLPDGRTAKEP from the coding sequence ATGATCCGCGTGGCCGCCGGAATCCTGTCGCGCGGGGGCAGAATCCTGATCTGCCAGCGCGGCGGCAACGGGCCGATGGCCGGGAAATGGGAGTTCCCGGGAGGCAAGCTCACGACGGGGGAAAGCGCCGAGGAAGCGCTGGTCCGCGAGCTGTTCGAGGAGCTGGGGGTCCGCGTGCGGGCCCAGGATCTATGTCTTCTCGAAAGCCTGCGGCATGATTATCCCGGAGGCCCCGAGGTGGAGCTGCATTTCTTTCTTGTGGAGCGTTTCGCGGGTGAGCCCAGGAACCTGGGCTTCCAGCGCATGGAATGGGTCGAGCCGCGGCATGCCTCCGGCTTCGATTTCCTGGAAGCGGATCGGCCGCTGCTGGCCCGGCTGGCGGTCGGGGACGCGGCGGGCCTCCCGGACGGCCGCACAGCGAAGGAGCCTT